One Benincasa hispida cultivar B227 unplaced genomic scaffold, ASM972705v1 Contig285, whole genome shotgun sequence genomic region harbors:
- the LOC120069196 gene encoding general transcription and DNA repair factor IIH subunit TFB5, with amino-acid sequence MVNAIKGLFISCDVPMAQFIINYNASLPTSHRFIIHILDNTHMFVQPHVADMIRNAISEFRDQISYEKPT; translated from the exons ATGGTTAATGCCATTAAAGGGCTATTCATCTCCTG TGACGTACCTATGGCACAATTTATCATCAATTACAATGCTTCCTTGCCTACATCCCATAGATTTATCATCCATATACTGGATAATACTCACATGTTTGTGCAACCCCATGTAGCTGACATGATTCGAAACGCCATCTCGGAATTTCGAGATCAGATTTCTTATGAGAAACCTACTTGA
- the LOC120069238 gene encoding probable nucleoredoxin 1 isoform X1 has protein sequence MAALDGVVAHPHFLHSLFWSESGNYLLRNNGDKVEIEMLKGKSLGLYFSAAWCGQSQRFTPSLVEVYNELSSKDNFEVIFVSSDDDDKSFNEYFSKMPWLAVPFPDLERRDRLDSLFKVRGIPHLIILNKNGKLSTESGVDFVQEFGADGYPFTPEKITQLMNQELVARRNQSLRSILVSSSRDFVVTSKGEKVPVAELEGKVVGLYFSLFSYERCIAFTPKLVDAYEELKGMGERFEIVLISIDQDEEVYKEALMNIPWFALPFRDNRCDKLIRYFEVSTLPTLVVIGRDGKTLHSNVADAVEEHGFLAYPFTKEKFAELAEIEKAKEEAQTLESVLVLEEHDFVIKNDGTKIPVLSLVGKNILIYFSADWCPPCRAFLPKLIETYDNIKKNDDNLEVIFISCDRDESSFKNIFSRMPWLAVPFDDPRKASLRRKFKVQVEGTPVLISIGADGRTVTNDAIQLISSYGAKAYPFDAGRIEELKLEIEAMAKNWPQKVKHTLHEEHQLYLASRQGYYVCDGCEKQGHLWSYNCEECDFDLHPRCALEKRPENQSEMEEWSCCG, from the exons ATGGCGGCTCTCGACGGCGTCGTTGCCCATCCCCATTTTCTTCACTCTCTGTTCTGGTCTGAGTCCGGAAACTACCTTCTCCGCAACAATGGCGACAAg GTTGAGATTGAGATGCTAAAGGGTAAGAGTCTAGGCTTGTACTTCTCAGCAGCTTGGTGTGGCCAATCTCAAAGATTCACCCCATCTTTGGTGGAAGTGTACAATGAGCTCTCTTCTAAAGACAATTTTGAGGTTATTTTTGTTTCATCTGATGATGATGACAAGTCTTTCAATGAGTATTTCTCTAAGATGCCATGGCTCGCTGTTCCATTTCCTGATTTAGAGAGAAGGGATCGCTTGGATAGCTTGTTCAAAGTGAGGGGAATACCCCATCTCATAATACTTAATAAGAATGGTAAACTGTCTACTGAGAGTGGAGTTGATTTCGTCCAAGAATTCGGCGCTGACGGGTATCCTTTTACGCCGGAGAAAATCACTCAATTGATGAACCAAGAGTTAGTAGCTAGAAGGAATCAATCCTTAAGATCTATCTTGGTCTCTTCCTCACGTGATTTTGTAGTGACATCTAAGGGAGAGAAA GTACCTGTGGCTGAGCTTGAAGGGAAGGTAGTTggtctttatttttctttgttttcataTGAACGATGTATTGCTTTTACGCCAAAGCTTGTGGATGCTTATGAGGAACTGAAAGGAATGGGGGAGAGATTTGAAATTGTGTTGATATCCATTGATCAAGATGAAGAAGTGTATAAAGAAGCTTTAATGAACATTCCTTGGTTTGCATTACCATTCAGAGATAATAGATGTGATAAATTGATTCGATATTTTGAGGTTTCAACGCTACCCACCTTGGTTGTAATTGGACGAGATGGGAAAACTCTTCATTCCAATGTTGCTGATGCCGTCGAAGAGCATGGTTTTCTAGCGTATCCATTCACAAAGGAAAAGTTTGCAGAGCTTGCAGAGATTGAAAAGGCAAAAGAAGAAGCTCAAACTCTCGAGTCTGTCTTAGTTTTGGAGGAGCATGATTTTGTCATCAAGAACGATGGAACCAAG ATTCCGGTGTTGAGTCTGGTGGGTAAGAACATCCTCATCTACTTCTCAGCAGATTGGTGCCCACCATGTCGTGCATTTCTACCAAAACTCATTGAAACATATGACAATATAAAGAAGAACGATGATAATCTGGAAGTGATCTTCATCTCTTGCGACAGGGATGAGTCATCGTTCAAAAATATATTCTCTAGAATGCCGTGGTTGGCTGTTCCATTTGATGACCCGAGGAAAGCATCGTTAAGGCGTAAATTCAAGGTCCAAGTGGAAGGTACGCCGGTGCTTATTTCTATCGGAGCAGATGGGCGCACGGTGACAAATGATGCTATACAACTTATTTCAAGTTATGGTGCTAAGGCTTATCCATTCGATGCTGGTCGAATTGAAGAGTTGAAGTTAGAAATCGAGGCGATGGCAAAGAATTGGCCACAGAAGGTGAAGCATACACTCCATGAAGAACATCAACTTTACCTTGCATCTCGACAAGGATATTATGTATGCGATGGATGCGAAAAGCAAGGCCATTTATGGTCATATAACTGCGAGGAGTGTGACTTTGATCTCCATCCCAGGTGTGCTTTGGAAAAGAGACCAGAAAACCAAAGTGAGATGGAAGAATGGAGTTGTTGTGGTTGA
- the LOC120069238 gene encoding probable nucleoredoxin 1 isoform X2, translating to MLKGKSLGLYFSAAWCGQSQRFTPSLVEVYNELSSKDNFEVIFVSSDDDDKSFNEYFSKMPWLAVPFPDLERRDRLDSLFKVRGIPHLIILNKNGKLSTESGVDFVQEFGADGYPFTPEKITQLMNQELVARRNQSLRSILVSSSRDFVVTSKGEKVPVAELEGKVVGLYFSLFSYERCIAFTPKLVDAYEELKGMGERFEIVLISIDQDEEVYKEALMNIPWFALPFRDNRCDKLIRYFEVSTLPTLVVIGRDGKTLHSNVADAVEEHGFLAYPFTKEKFAELAEIEKAKEEAQTLESVLVLEEHDFVIKNDGTKIPVLSLVGKNILIYFSADWCPPCRAFLPKLIETYDNIKKNDDNLEVIFISCDRDESSFKNIFSRMPWLAVPFDDPRKASLRRKFKVQVEGTPVLISIGADGRTVTNDAIQLISSYGAKAYPFDAGRIEELKLEIEAMAKNWPQKVKHTLHEEHQLYLASRQGYYVCDGCEKQGHLWSYNCEECDFDLHPRCALEKRPENQSEMEEWSCCG from the exons ATGCTAAAGGGTAAGAGTCTAGGCTTGTACTTCTCAGCAGCTTGGTGTGGCCAATCTCAAAGATTCACCCCATCTTTGGTGGAAGTGTACAATGAGCTCTCTTCTAAAGACAATTTTGAGGTTATTTTTGTTTCATCTGATGATGATGACAAGTCTTTCAATGAGTATTTCTCTAAGATGCCATGGCTCGCTGTTCCATTTCCTGATTTAGAGAGAAGGGATCGCTTGGATAGCTTGTTCAAAGTGAGGGGAATACCCCATCTCATAATACTTAATAAGAATGGTAAACTGTCTACTGAGAGTGGAGTTGATTTCGTCCAAGAATTCGGCGCTGACGGGTATCCTTTTACGCCGGAGAAAATCACTCAATTGATGAACCAAGAGTTAGTAGCTAGAAGGAATCAATCCTTAAGATCTATCTTGGTCTCTTCCTCACGTGATTTTGTAGTGACATCTAAGGGAGAGAAA GTACCTGTGGCTGAGCTTGAAGGGAAGGTAGTTggtctttatttttctttgttttcataTGAACGATGTATTGCTTTTACGCCAAAGCTTGTGGATGCTTATGAGGAACTGAAAGGAATGGGGGAGAGATTTGAAATTGTGTTGATATCCATTGATCAAGATGAAGAAGTGTATAAAGAAGCTTTAATGAACATTCCTTGGTTTGCATTACCATTCAGAGATAATAGATGTGATAAATTGATTCGATATTTTGAGGTTTCAACGCTACCCACCTTGGTTGTAATTGGACGAGATGGGAAAACTCTTCATTCCAATGTTGCTGATGCCGTCGAAGAGCATGGTTTTCTAGCGTATCCATTCACAAAGGAAAAGTTTGCAGAGCTTGCAGAGATTGAAAAGGCAAAAGAAGAAGCTCAAACTCTCGAGTCTGTCTTAGTTTTGGAGGAGCATGATTTTGTCATCAAGAACGATGGAACCAAG ATTCCGGTGTTGAGTCTGGTGGGTAAGAACATCCTCATCTACTTCTCAGCAGATTGGTGCCCACCATGTCGTGCATTTCTACCAAAACTCATTGAAACATATGACAATATAAAGAAGAACGATGATAATCTGGAAGTGATCTTCATCTCTTGCGACAGGGATGAGTCATCGTTCAAAAATATATTCTCTAGAATGCCGTGGTTGGCTGTTCCATTTGATGACCCGAGGAAAGCATCGTTAAGGCGTAAATTCAAGGTCCAAGTGGAAGGTACGCCGGTGCTTATTTCTATCGGAGCAGATGGGCGCACGGTGACAAATGATGCTATACAACTTATTTCAAGTTATGGTGCTAAGGCTTATCCATTCGATGCTGGTCGAATTGAAGAGTTGAAGTTAGAAATCGAGGCGATGGCAAAGAATTGGCCACAGAAGGTGAAGCATACACTCCATGAAGAACATCAACTTTACCTTGCATCTCGACAAGGATATTATGTATGCGATGGATGCGAAAAGCAAGGCCATTTATGGTCATATAACTGCGAGGAGTGTGACTTTGATCTCCATCCCAGGTGTGCTTTGGAAAAGAGACCAGAAAACCAAAGTGAGATGGAAGAATGGAGTTGTTGTGGTTGA
- the LOC120069225 gene encoding glutamic acid-rich protein-like, which translates to MKGRVIDEEKVNGKMGMRIMVGLVPILVVMILWVTSKSSQIFLSSHLFVSPHLIFSIFNSIILLITMRNHEPHPREQFEIMELTLQLSPYHKPHQDIEFSACDQREDTREEDEDEDKNVEYGNKNEKEDEFNDEDEIKQLNEKEHEDEDNDRDEVGDEEEDEELEKRIEEFIAKVNKRWREEKLRDHLLIQICSNNVSSTSN; encoded by the coding sequence ATGAAAggaagagttattgatgaagagaAAGTGAATGGAAAAATGGGGATGAGAATTATGGTGGGATTGGTACCAATTTTGGTGGTGATGATTTTGTGGGTAACATCAAAATCATCTCAAATTTTTCTAAGTAGTCATCTTTTTGTTAGTCCtcatttaattttctcaatctTCAACTCCATAATTCTTCTCATAACTATGAGAAACCATGAGCCACATCCTCGTGAACAATTTGAGATAATGGAACTTACTCTTCAATTATCCCCCTATCATAAGCCTCATCAAGACATTGAATTTAGCGCTTGTGATCAACGTGAAGATACAAGAGAAGAAGACGAAGATGAAGACAAAAATGTCGAATATGGCAACAAAAATGAGAAAGAAGACGAGTTCAATGATGAAGATGAAATCAAGCAATTGAATGAGAAAGAACATGAAGACGAAGATAATGACCGTGACGAGGTCGGagatgaggaagaagatgaagaattgGAGAAGAGGATTGAAGAATTCATAGCAAAAGTGAACAAGAGATGGAGAGAAGAGAAGTTAAGAGACCATTTGcttattcaaatttgttctaatAATGTTAGTAGTACCTCAAATTAA
- the LOC120069211 gene encoding serine/threonine-protein kinase rio2: protein MKLDVNALRYLSKDDFRVLTAVEMGMRNHEIVPSELVERIASLKHGGTYKVLKNLLKYKLLHHDSSKYDGFRLTYLGYDFLAIKTLVNRGVFVAVGRQIGVGKESDIFEVAKEDGTVLAMKLHRLGRISFRSVKSKRDYLRHRSSYNWLYLSRLAAVKEFAFMKALEEHGFPVPSAVDCNRHCVIMSLVEGYPLVQVKQLQNPDVVFETIIGLVVRLAEHGLIHCDFNEFNIMIDDDEKVTMIDFPQMVSVSHRNAQMYFDRDVECIFKFFRKRFNLSFHETVVDENDVEIDNDESARPCFSLISKGVGSLDKELAASGFTRKEQEHIEKFIENGLEGDVDSGGEEDETEDTDVVEVEHLRISEEETSNGDENAELQRNHEACQNDVSENDSDSDGDNGGESRDENEDELNKRLNKQRRRAIASASGGSKARASRNTYKDKGRKSSNNSKIHKQIGIW from the exons atgaagcttGACGTTAATGCCCTACGCTATCTCTCAAAAGATGATTTTAGGGTTCTTACTGCTGTTGAGATGGGGATGCGAAAT CATGAAATTGTTCCTTCAGAACTTGTGGAACGTATAGCTTCTCTTAA GCATGGGGGCACTTACAAAGTTCTGAAGAATTTACTCAAATATAAGTTATTGCACCACGACTCCTCTAAAT ATGATGGGTTTCGACTTACATATCTTGGCTATGATTTTCTTGCAATTAAAACTTTGGTCAACCGCGGAGTGTTTGTGGCTGTTGGTCGACAAATTGGCGTTGGGAAAGAGTCTG ATATTTTTGAGGTTGCGAAAGAAGATGGCACCGTGCTTGCCATGAAGTTGCATAGACTCGGTAGAATTTCTTTTAGGTCGGTTAAATCTAAGCGTGATTATTTGAGGCATCGCAGTAGTTACAATTGGCTTTACTTGTCTCGGCTTGCGGCAGTTAAAGAATTTGCATTCATGAAG GCTTTGGAAGAACATGGTTTTCCTGTTCCAAGTGCAGTAGACTGTAATAGGCACTGTGTCATTATGTCACTCGTTGAAGGTTATCCGCT GGTGCAGGTAAAACAATTACAAAATCCAGATGTGGTTTTTGAAACGATCATTGGTCTTGTTGTTCGTCTAGCAGAGCATGGACTCATTCATTGTGACTTCAACGAATTCAACATTATG ATTGATGATGATGAGAAGGTCACCATGATCGATTTTCCACAAATGGTTTCTGTCTCACATCGCAATGCACAAAT GTATTTTGATCGTGATGTTGAATGCATCTTTAagttttttagaaaaag GTTTAACTTGTCATTCCATGAGACCGTGGTTGATGAAAATGATGTAGAAATTGACAACGATGAAAGTGCAAGGCCTTGCTTTTCTTTGATATCTAAAGGTGTTGGAAGTTTAGACAAGGAACTTGCTGCCAGTGGGTTCACACGAAAGGAACAGGAACACATCGAAAag TTTATTGAAAATGGACTTGAGGGAGATGTTGATTCTGGtggtgaagaagatgaaacggAGGACACCGATGTGGTGGAAGTGGAACATCTACGCATTTCAGAGGAG GAAACTTCGAATGGTGATGAAAATGCAGAGCTTCAGAGGAACCATGAAGCATGTCAGAACGATGTATCTGAGAACGACTCAGATTCGGAT GGGGACAATGGAGGTGAGTCtagagatgaaaatgaagaCGAACTGAACAAACGATTGAACAAGCAGAGACGACGTGCCATAGCATCAGCTAGTGGAGGAAGTAAGGCTCGTGCGTCCCGAAACACCTATAAAGACAAGGGGAGGAAGTCTTCTAATAATTCCAAGATTCATAAACAAATCGGCATCTGGTGA